One window from the genome of Salmo salar chromosome ssa25, Ssal_v3.1, whole genome shotgun sequence encodes:
- the hpxa gene encoding hemopexin yields the protein MKLLSQTLCLCLVLALSHAHHHAGHQDGGHEGHEGHEGHDHAHHAAVLLDRCKGLEMDAVAVTEEGQPYFFKGDHVFKGFHGKAELSNQSFAELDDHHHLGHVDAAFLMHFPDKPTEHDHIFFMLDTKVFSYYKHKLEMGFPKDISEVFPGIPDHLDAAVVCPAPDCEEDSVIFFKGDEIYHYNVKTKKVEEKKFEGMPNCTSAFRFMEHYYCFHGHQFSKFDPKTGEVHGRYPKEARDYFMKCSKFGDTTDHIERERCSRVHLDAITSDDAGNIYAFRGHHFLEQDAGNDTWAADTIESEFKELHSEVDAVFSYENHLYMIKDDKVYVYKVGEPHTHLDGYPKPLKEVLGVEGPIDAAFVCQDHHIAHVIKGQTVYDVDLKASPRVPVKEGTFTLFDKVDAGMCGPEGVKVFKGNHYFHFQSMKIMLMARAIPAEHKTALELFGCDH from the exons ATGAAGCTGCTCTCCCAGACACTGTGTCTGTGCTTGGTGCTGGCTCTCAGCCATGCCCACCACCATGCTGGACATCAAGATGGAG GACATGAGGGACATGAGGGACATGAGGGACACGACCATGCCCATCACGCTGCTGTTTTGCTCGACCGCTGCAAGGGGCTCGAGATGGATGCTGTTGCTGTGACTGAGGAAGGACAACCTTACTTCTTCAAGG GTGACCATGTGTTCAAGGGTTTCCACGGTAAAGCCGAGCTCTCCAACCAATCATTCGCTGAGCTGGATGACCATCACCATCTGGGGCACGTGGACGCTGCCTTCCTCATGCACTTTCCAGACAAACCCACTGAGCATGACCACATCTTCTTCATGCTG GACACCAAAGTGTTCAGCTACTACAAGCACAAACTGGAGATGGGCTTCCCCAAGGACATCTCTGAGGTGTTCCCTGGTATCCCTGACCACCTGGATGCTGCTGTGGTGTGTCCCGCTCCCGACTGTGAGGAAGACTCCGTCATCTTCTTCAAGG GTGATGAAATCTACCACTACAATGTGAAGACGAAGAAGGTTGAGGAGAAGAAGTTTGAGGGCATGCCCAACTGCACCAGCGCATTCCGCTTCATGGAGCACTACTACTGTTTCCATGGACACCAGTTCTCCAAGTTCGACCCTAAGACAGGGGAGGTGCATGGGAGGTACCCCAAGGAGGCCCGCGACTACTTCATGAAGTGCTCCAAGTTCG GAGACACCACAGACCACATCGAGAGAGAGCGTTGCAGCCGTGTGCACCTGGACGCCATCACCTCTGACGACGCTGGAAACATCTACGCCTTCAGAG GCCACCACTTCCTGGAGCAAGATGCTGGCAATGACACGTGGGCAGCCGACACCATCGAGAGCGAATTCAAGGAGCTGCACAGCGAGGTGGATGCCGTCTTCTCCTATGAAAACCACCTCTACATGATCAAG GATGACAAGGTTTACGTTTACAAAGTTGGGGAGCCCCACACCCACCTGGACGGTTACCCCAAACCCTTGAAGGAGGTGCTGGGAGTGGAGGGCCCTATCGACGCTGCCTTCGTATGTCAGGACCACCACATTGCTCACGTCATTAAAG GTCAGACAGTCTACGATGTTGACCTGAAGGCCTCTCCACGTGTTCCAGTTAAAGAAGGCACCTTCACCCTCTTCGACAAGGTGGACGCTGGCATGTGCGGCCCAGAGGGCGTGAAGGTGTTCAAGGGAAACCACTACTTCCACTTTCAGAGCATGAAGATCATGCTGATGGCCAGGGCTATTCCCGCAGAGCACAAGACAGCCCTGGAGCTATTTGGCTGTGACCACTAG